Genomic DNA from Methylocystis sp. MJC1:
GACAAACTGCGCGAAATCGAGCCGGACGCGGCGCTCGGCAATGGCGGGTTGGGGCGTCTTGCCGCCTGCTTCATGGATAGCATGGCCACGCTGGAAATCGCCGCCTGCGGCTATGGCATACGCTACGACCACGGCCTTTTCCGACAGACGATCAAAGACGGCTGGCAGCAGGAATATCCCGAGGACTGGTTGTCATTCGGAAACCCTTGGGAGTTTCCCCGCCCGGAAATCACCTATGACATCGGCTTCGGCGGCCATGTGGAGACGACGCGGCTGCCCGATGGCGCGGCGGCGCATGTGTGGCGACCGGGCGAGACGATCGTCGCCGTCGCTTATGACACGCCGGTGGTCGGCTGGCGCGGCAAGCATGTGAATACGCTGCGCCTATGGTCAGCGCGCGCCCTAGACCCGCTGCGCCTCGACGCCTTCAACCAGGGCGACCATCTGGGCGCGCTCACAGAACAGGTGCGCGCCGAGGCGATTTCCAAGGTTCTCTATCCGAGCGACTCGACGCCCGCCGGCCAGGAGCTGCGGCTGCGGCAGGAATATTTCTTCGTCTCGGCGTCGCTGCAGGATCTCATCCGCCGCCATATGAAACAGACTGGCGACATACAGAAGCTCGCCGAAAAAACCGCGATCCAGCTCAACGACACTCATCCCGCGATCGGCGTCGCCGAGCTGATGCGCCTTCTCGTCGATGTCCACGGCGTCGAATGGAAGGAAGCCTGGAAGATCACTCAGGCAACCTTCGCCTATACCAATCACACGCTGCTGCCCGAGGCGCTCGAGACCTGGCCGGTGTGGCTGATGGAGAAGCTGCTGCCGCGCCACATGCAGATCATCTATCTCATCAACGCCATGCATCTCGACGGCTTACGCGAGAAGGGCGTCACGGATTTGGGCGTTCTCTCTTCCGTCTCGCTCATCGACGAGCACAATGGACGCCATGTCCGCATGGGTCATCTCGCCTTTCTGGGCTCGCACAAGGTGAATGGCGTTTCCGCCTTGCATAGCGAATTGGTGAAGGAAACCGTCTTCAAGGATTTCCACCGCCTTTACCCTGATCGCATCGTCAACAAGACCAATGGCGTGACCTTCCGGCGCTGGCTGCTGGAGGCCAATCCGCCGCTGTCGCGCCTGCTCGCAGAGACGATCGGAACCGGCGTCTTCGACGACGCCGCAAAGCTTGCCGAGCTCGAAGCCATCGCAGACGATCCCTATTTCCAGAGCCGCTTCGCCGCCGCCAAGCGCGAGAACAAGGAGCGGCTCGCCGCCAAGATCTTTGACAGCGTCGGCGTCAGGGTGGACCCAGATGCGCTTTTCGACGCGCAGATCAAGCGCATCCACGAATATAAGCGCCAGCTTCTCAATGTGCTGGAGGCTGTCGCTCTCTATCTCGACATCAAATCGCAGCCGAGCCGGGATTTTGTCCCTCGCGTGAAGATCTTCGCCGGCAAGGCCGCGGCGAGCTATCATCAGGCGAAGCGCATCATAAAGCTCGCGAACGATGTGGCGAGCGTTGTGAACGCCGACGCCGCGACACGCGACCTGCTCAAGATTGTCTTCCTGCCAAACTACAATGTGAGCCTTGCTGAAGCGATCATCCCCGCCGCCGATCTCTCCGAGCAGATTTCGACCGCCGGCATGGAGGCGTCAGGCACGGGCAATATGAAATTCGCTCTCAATGGCGCGCTCACGATCGGCACGCTCGACGGCGCCAATGTCGAAATCAAGGAGCACGTTGGCGACGACAACATCTTCATCTTCGGCCTGACCGCGCAGCAGGTGGCGGAAAGCCGTGCGCGCGGGATAGACGCGCGCGAGACGATCGCCGCGAGCCCACGTCTCGCCGAGGCGCTGCAGGCTGTGGCAGGTGGCATGTTCTCGCCCGACGATCCGCATCGCTACGCGCAACTCGTCGACGCGCTGACCTATTCCGACCACTTCCTGGTGACGAAGGATTTCGACAGCTATTGCGATACGCAGCGCAGGGTCGACGCGCGCTGGCGCGACCAGAAGGCGTGGCGGCGCGCGTCGATTCTCAACACTGCGCGAGTCGCGTGGTTTTCGTCCGACCGCACAATTCGCGAATATGCGGAAGAGATTTGGAAGGTCGAAGTTTAACTCTCCGCTTGGGCGCGTGCGCTCTCTCTGCAATCCAAGGGGCATTGCCGACGCTTGCGTGAGCGAGCGACCGGGAATATCGGCTGTCTTGGCTCTGGATTCCCGATCGGGCCTTCGGCCCGTCGGGAATGACACCGGCCCAAGTACGTGACTATCGATAGCCTCGATCACCCAACCGAGCGGCGCGGCGCGCGCAGCGGCGTGCGGAGTTGAAGCTTGGTTACCCTGCGCAGCTCGGGCGGCGGCTCGTTCATGACAGGTGTTTCGTCGAACTCTATGATTGCGGCCCTCTTCTCCGAAAGCTCCTCGACAACACGGCGTCCGCTCTCGGTCTCCGCCACATGGGCCGCGCCGTTCAGCACGCCGCCACGCGTCACCTCGATGGCGCCGCAGTCCCATTTGCCTTCGACGCGACCCATGGCGCGCACGGCAAGGAGATCTCTCGCTGCGATCTCGGCGTTGACGTAGCCGGATATGTCCGCGGTAGACACTTCGATCTTGCCTTTGACGACGCCTGTCGGCCCGACGAGAAGGTGTCGGCAGTCGATCTCGCCATCGAATGAACCGTCGATTACGATGCTGCCGCGCGCCTTGATCGCGCCCGTTAGTTCGGCTCCTTGTCCGATATAGACGGAATCTTCCTCTTCCGGCCTGAACGTCGCCATGTCGGTCCCCTCTCTTCGCGCGATTGCCAGCTCGCTGGAGCGATTCGCCGCGGCAGCTAGCTTAATCCGTTTCGCGCTTTCGCGGGGCGGTTTCATTTTCTTTTCTCAACACTTGTGTGGATAAACGACGTTCATTTTGTGTCGAAGCTCGAGCGGCCGCGGCTTCGATCAGTGCTGATGAATATATCTGCCAGGCGCGGGTTCAAGCGGCACGAAGCCTTTCTCCGGCGCGCCCATCTGGGGCGGCGCGGCGCGCTCTTTGCCGCTCTGACGCTCCAGCCATGACGCCCAGGCCGGCCACCATGAGCCTTCGAAGAGCTTGGCGCGTTCGCGCCAATGGTCAGCGCTGACGTAGCGGTCGTTTCGTGCGCGCACGGCGAGATGATAGCGCCGGCCCTCGTGACCGGGCTCCGAAACAATGCCGGCATTGTGTCCGCCATTGGTGAGCGCGAAAGTGAGGTCGTTATCGGTGAAGAGATGAATCTTATAGACCGAGCGCCATGGGGAGATGTGGTCGGTTTCAGTGCCGACAACGAACATGGGAACCGAAATATCCTTCAGGGCGATCACATCGTCATTGACCGCATAGCGCCCGGCGGTCAGCCTGTTTTCCAGAAAGAGACCGCGCAGATATTGCGAATGCATGAGGTAGGGCATGCGCGTCTGATCCGCGCTCCAGGCCATCAGATCCGTGGCGTGCTCTCTCTCGCCTAAAAAATACTCCTGTATCGCCCGCGCCCAGAAGAGTTCGTTGGAGCGCAGCGCCATGAAGACGCCCGACATTTGATAGGTGTCGAGATAGCCTTGATCCCACATCATGTCTTCGAGAAAGGCGACCTGCGCCGCATCGACGAAGAGCATGAGATCGCCGGGCTCGCTGAAGTCCGTCTGGGAGGCGAGGAGCGTCACCGAGGCGAGCCGATCGTCGCCATCGCGCGCCATCGTCGCCGCAGCGATCGAGAGGAGCGTTCCGCCGAGGCAATAGCCTGCTGCATGGATCTTACGTTCGGGCAAGACGGCGTTGACGATTTCGATCGCTTCCATGACGCCGAAGGTGCGATAGTCGTCGAGTTCGATATCGCGATCCTTTGCCGTCGGATTGCGCCAGGAGATCATGAATACGGTGAATCCGCGCTCGACCAGATAGCGCACAAGCGAATGATGCGCGGCAAGGTCGAGCACATAATATTTCATGATCCAGGCGGGAACGATCAGGATAGGCTCGGCCGCAACATTTTCGGTAGCAGGCTGATATTGGATCAGCTCCATAAGATGGTTGCGGAAGATCACCTCGCCCGGCGTCGCCGCGACATCCTTGCCGATTTCATAGCCATTATCGCCATCGCCGGATTGGGTCGCAACGTCGAGAAAATCCTGGACGAAATATTCAAGGCCGCGCAGCAAATTCGCGCCGCCTTCCCGCTGCGTCAGATCCATGACGAGGGGATTGAGCCATGGGAAGTTCGAGGGCGAAAAGACGTCGAGATATTTGGTCGCGAGAAAAGAGACGCGCGCGGCGTTGTTCGGCCGCATGCCGCGCAGCTCCCGCGTCGCCTTCCGCCACCATTGCTGCTGCGACAGAAACGCCTGCTCGAAGAAGAGATAAGGAAAAGCCGACCAGGCGGGATCGTTGAAGCGCCTGTCGGAAGGCTCGGGCGCAAAGGGCCGCTCCGCCTTGTCGCTGACGAGATTATGCATGCCGAAATGAGCAAGCCGCGCAGCCGAAGAAAAGGCCTCCATCGTCAGCTCGAGCTGGCGCCCCGGCGATTGTGTGAGATGCGCCGCCCAATCTATCCAGGCCGATATTTGGGCGTGCGGCGAAATGCCCTGGGTGAATCGCGCGACCGTCGCCTGCGCGACGCGGTCGACGGTCTCGAAGGATTGCGGCCGCATCAACGACGTGAGCGGCGGCGGCGCGCGGCGTTCGAGAGCGCGAGGGACGTCCACACTGTGCTTTTTGACAGGCTGGTTCATGGCTGGCCCTTTATGTCCACCCTACTCTGACGCTGCATTATAGCAAATCCGTGAAGGTCAGGCTGTAGGGCCTTCGGCCAGCAACTCGGTGATCGAGCCGTTTTCGTGACGCCGCCTGATCGCTTGCGCGAACAGACCGGCAATCGGAACGATCATCAGGCGCTCGCCTAGCGCTTGGGCCGTGGCATCGCCTTCGCGCAAAGGAACGGCGTCGGTGATCACAAGCCCGTCGATCGGCGCGTCCCGCAGCGTTTCGGCCGCGGCCTTGGCGAAGACGCCATGAGTCGCTGCGACAAAAACCCGCGCCGCGCCATGCACGCGACACGCCGCCGCTGCCCGCGCCGCCGTTCCGCCCCCCGCGATCAGATCGTCCAGTATGATGGCCACGCGGCCGTCGACGTCGCCCGCGAAAATCTCTCCCGTTACCTTTCCTTCGCTACGCGTCTTGTCCATGAAGGCCTTGGCGACTGGACGCCGCAACATGCGCTCCAGCCGCTGGCGAAACAATTCCGCGCGCTTTTCTCCGCCGAGATCGGGCGAGACGACAGCGGCCGGAGCATCGCCGATCAAAGGCTCGAAGTGGCACGCGAAAAGCGCATGGGCGTCGAGTGGAATTGTCTCGCAACGAAAGGCGTTTTCAAAAGCCGCGATGTTGTGGACGTCGACCGTCATCACCCCGTCTGTCCGCATCGCCTCGAAGAGCTGCGCCACATATCGCGTCGTAATGGGATCGCGCGGCTTGGTGCGACGGTCCTTGCGTGAGAAGCAGAGATAAGGCGCAACCACCGTCACCCGCGCCGCCCCGGAATCCTTCATTGCGCCGACGAAGAACAGAAGCTTTAGGAGCTTATCGGCGCTGCTCGCGCCTGCTTCGCCATGCAGGCTGAAGAGCGCAAAGGCGTCGTGGCCGCGCACGCTCGTGAGCGGGCGCAACTTATATTCCCCGTCTTCGAAAGAGCGGTCTTCGAGCGGCGCGAGAGCGACGCCAAGCGTTCTCGCGACCGCCTCGCCGAAAGCGCGGCTGGAGCCCAGCGCAAAGAGAGAAAGATTGGCCATGACGACGCCTATTCCTCCACGAGCCAGGAGGCGATGCGCGGCCATTCATTGACGATCGTGCTGCGCCCCATAAAGAGCGCAAGATGGCCGCATGGCGCGATCGCCGTTTTCACCGCGCCGGCGACAAGATCCGCCCCCGCCAAAGCCTGCCCCGGCGGCGCGATTGTGTCATGCTCGCCGACGAGCAAAAATAGCGGCTTGTCGAGCGCGCAAATATTCACCGCTTTTCCCAAGGCCGGAAAGGCGCCCCGCGCCAGCAGATTCTCACGGAATAAGCGGCAAAACACTTCGCGGTAGTAGGGCCCCGGCAGATCGACGACGCGCTTGTCCCAATGCTGAAAGGCGACGACGGCGGCCTGTTCGGGAGGCGACGACCAAGGCGGCGCGAGCTGCAGCGAGTCGACAAGCCGCCTCTCCTCGCAATCCTCTCGAGGCCAGAGCGGCGCCATCTGCTCGCCTCTCACAATGCCGCCGCCGCTCTCGATCAGCCGATCTATCACATGGTTGGTCGTTTTTTCGACAGGCTCGGACAGAGCCGAGCATGCGGCCTGCAAATCGATCGGCGCGCCCGCGACCACGATGCGGCGGACTTTATGGGGAAAGCGTGCAGCATAGACGAGGGAAAACCAGCCGCCCTGACACGGGCCGATGAGATCGACTGGCGCGCCGATGTCGTCGACCGCGACATTCAGCGCCGCAAGCTGCGCGTCGATGCCGACGAGCCGCGTTTCGGAAGTGGCCGACTTCCATTCGGCGAGATATAGCCTTTCGCAGCCATTTTGCAGCAAAGCTTGAACAATGCTGTGTCCCGGCGCGAGATCCGCAAGCTGGGCGTCATGAAGCGCATAAGGCGCGACGATAAGAACGGGCGCGCCTGCGTCCGAGATCGAAAAATCCCACAGACGAAGCCCGTTGAGCTCGAGCAAAAGCCTGTTGGGCGTGCACCATTCGGGTCCCACGCCCTCCGCCGGCGCCGGAAAAGCGGCCGCTTCCAGCGCGCGGCGCCATATCTCCATCGTCAAGAGCGGCCAAGCGAAAGGATTTCGCGTCCATATGTCCCAGGCCATAGCCTTTTCCATCATGATCGAAGGCGGCCTATCATATGTGATGGGACGGCAGGAATGCGATGGCTGAAAAACAGCTCGAGCAAAGCGGTTGGGACGGCGTCATTTCGACGCGTGACAAGCTGCGCTTTCTCTGCGCGCCATCCGCCTATCCGCACAAGCCGGCCATCGTCGAGCTCGTCGAAACCCATATGTCTTACGTCTTCCTCGCCGGCGAGCGGGCGTACAAGCTGAAGAAACCGGTGCGATATCCCTTTCTCGACTTCTCGACGATCGAGGCGCGCGAGCGCGATTGCCGCGAGGAGCTGCGCCTCAACCGGCGATTGTCGAAGGACGTCTATCTCGGCGTGACGCCGCTTACGGCGATCGGCGATCGCCTGTCGCTGAGCGAAACAGGCGAAATCGTGGAATGGCTCGTTGAAATGCGTCGCCTGCCGGGCGAGCTCATGCTCGATGCTCTGCTCTGGACCAGGGGCGTGCGCGATTCACAGATCACGGCCGTCTGCGAAACGCTCGCGCAATTCTACCGGCGGGCAGAGCGCTCTAAAATTCGGCCTGAGCAATATACTGCGCGCCTCGCCGCCGAGCAGAAGGTCAATCGCGCCATGCTCACGCATCCCGGAATCGATGGCGCCCCCCAAATCTTAGAGCGTCTCGATGCGCGCCTTGTGGCTCAGCGCCCGCAACTCGAAGCGCGCGTAGCGGCGGGGCGCATCGTCGATGGCCATGGCGATCTGCGTCCCGAACATATTTGTCTCACCGAGCCTGTCGTTATCTTCGATTGTCTCGAATTCAACGCCGAACTGCGTCAGGTCGATCCCTTCGACGAGGTGGCGTTTCTCGGCGTCGAATGCGCGCAACTCGGCGCGCCACACCTCTTGCGCCGCTTCATCGAAGAGCTTGCTTTGCATTTGGAAGAGGCGGTCCCGTCTTGGGACTTGATCTGGCTTTACGCCGCATGGCGCGCAGCGCTGCGCGCCCGTCTCTCCATCGCTCATCTCTTGGATCCGTCGCCGCGTCACCCCGACAAATGGGCTCCTCTCGCAAATCGCTATCTCGATCTGGCCGCCCGCGCGCTCGACGGCGCGTTTTGAAGAAGGGAGGACGATTTGCCGTTCCAGGATCGTCAAGAAGCCGGTCGGCGGCTCGCCGGAGCGCTCGAGCGCTTCAAGGGTCCGGACACTGTCGTCTTCGCTTTGCCGCGCGGCGGCGTTCCTGTCGCCGCTCAAATCGCCAAGACGCTCGGCGCGCCGCTCGACCTCGTGCTGGTGCGCAAGATCGGCGTTCCCTTTCAGCCCGAGCTTGCGATGGGCGCTATTGCAGATGGCGGCGAGTTGGTCGTCGCTCGCAACGAGGACGTCATCGCGCTCGCGGGCGTGACCGAAACGCAGTTTCACCGTGCCGTCTCGCATGAGACAGCGGAAATCGAGCGACGCCGGCGTCTTTATCTCGGCGGGCGCGACCGCGTCGATGCGAAAGGACGCACCGCGATCGTCGTCGATGACGGCGTCGCGACCGGCGCAACGACGCGCGCGGCGCTCCGGGCGGTCCGCGCCCGCGCACCGAAAAAGCTGATTCTCGCCGTGCCGGTAGCGCCGACAGAGAGTCTCGACGAGCTGCGTGCGGAGGCCGATGAGATAATCTGCCTCGAGTCGCACGAGTATTTTCTGGGGGTCGGCTGCTACTACGCCGATTTCAGCCAGACCGAGGACAACGAAGTCATCGACCTCCTCGATCGCTACGGCGGAGGGCCTGCGCGCGATTGAATGTTAAGGCCGCAGTAGACTCCATGTCGCAAAATCGACACGCAATCCGACTGACATAAGGCGCGCAAAGCGCGCCAATGAGAGGGAAGGAAGACATGCAGCCGTCCAGAGATACGCGCTCGCCGAGGAACGCCAAAGCAGGCCGTTATGTCCGTTTCTTTTCGCAGATCGGCATCGCCGACGTGCCGCTCGTTGGCGGCAAGAATGCTTCGCTCGGCGAGATGTACCGCGAGCTGACGGCCAAGGGCCTTTTAATTCCCAATGGTTTCGCCGTCACGGCCGAAGCCTATCGTCACGCGCTCGACTACGCCGACGCGTGGCCAGCGCTGAAGGAGTCGCTGCAAGGCTTGAATCCTGACGATGTCGACGACCTCGCCCGCCGCGCCGCTCGTGCCCGGGAGATCGTCTATGGCGCCGGCCTGCCGGCGGAGGTCGAAGCGGATATTCGCGCAGCGCTCGCGCAGCTGACCGAAGAATATGGCGCGGAGCTGACCGTCGCGGTTCGATCATCTGCGACGGCCGAAGACTTGCCGAGCGCGAGTTTCGCCGGCCAGCACGACACCTATCTCAACATTCGCGGCGAGGCGGCGATGCTCGACTCCGTGCGCCATTGCTTTGCAAGTCTCTTCACCGACCGGGCCATCCATTATCGGGTCGACAATGGATTCGATCATTTCAAAGTCTTCAACTCTGTCGCGGTCATGAAGATGGTGCGCTCGGACCTTGCGGCGTCCGGCGTAATTTTCACCATCGATACGGAAACGGGCTTCAAGGATGTCGTGTTCATCACCGGCTCCTATGGGCTCGGCGAGAATGTCGTGCAGGGCGCGGTAGACCCCGACGAGTTCTATGTCTTCAAGCCGACCTATGAGCAGGGCAAGCGCGGCGTGCTGAAGCGGGCCTTGGGTCCCAAAAAGATCAAGATGATCTTTTCCAGCGGCCGCACAACCACGCGCAACATTCCCACCGACCGCAAGGAGCGGGAGAGATTCTGTATCAGTGATGACGAGGTTTTGACCCTCGCGGGCCAGGCGATCGAGATCGAAAAACATTACAGCGCCAAGGCGGGCGAACATCGCCCGATGGACATCGAATGGGCGAAGGACGGCGTCGACGGCAAGCTCTACATCGTGCAGGCCCGGCCTGAAACCGTCGCATCTCGACGTGACCGCAATGTCGTCGAGGAATATAAGGTCAAGAAACACGGAGCGGTGATCGTCGAAGGCCGTGCGGTCGGTGCCAAGATTGCGTATGGCAAGGCCCGCGTCATCGAGCATTCGACCGAGCTATCGAGCTTCGTTCCAGGCGAGATTCTCGTTGCCGATACCACGTCGCCTGATTGGGGCACGGTGATGAAATCGGCCGCCGCCATCGTCACCAATCGCGGCGGACGCACCTGCCATGCGGCGATCGTCGCGCGCGAGCTAGGCATTCCAGCCATTGTCGGCACGGATCAAGCGACGCATGTCATCCGCACCGGCAACCTCATCGCGGTGAGCTGCGCCGAGGGAGATGTCGGCAAAGTGTATGAGGGCGCGATCGATTTCAACGTCGTCAAGACCGATATCGCCAATCTTGCAAGGCCCGCGACGCATCTGATGATGAATGTCGGCAATCCCGATATCGCTTTCGGCGTTTCGGCGCTGCCCAATGATGGCGTCGGTCTGGCGCGCATGGAGTTCATCATCGCCGAGTCGATCAAGGCGCACCCGATGGCGCTCGTTCATCCCGAACGCCTGGACGCGAAAGAGCGCGAAGAAATCGAGCGACTGACGTCGCAATATACAAGCCCGAGCGCTTTTTTCGTCGAGCGCCTATCCGAAGGCGTCGCGACCATCGCCGCAGCTTTCTACCCCAAGCCCGTCGTCGTGCGCATGTCGGACTTCAAGAGCAATGAATATGCGTCGCTGCTGGGCGGGCGCATTTTCGAGTATCGCGAGGAAAACCCGATGATCGGTTTTCGCGGCGCATCGCGCTACGCTCATCCCAATTATCGGGAAGGCTTTGCGTTGGAATGCGCGGCGATGAAGCGCGTGCGCGACGATCTCGGCCTGACGAACGTCAAATTGATGATCCCCTTCTGCCGGCGCATCGACGAAGCCAATAAGGTCATCTCGCTCATGGGCGAACTGGGCCTCGAGCGCGGCAAAGACGGACTCGAGATTTACGTCATGTGCGAAATTCCAAATAATGTGATGCTGATCGACCAGTTCTCGAAATACTTTGACGGTTTCTCCATCGGCTCGAATGACCTCACCCAGCTTACGCTCGGCGTCGATCGCGATTCAGAGATTGTGGCCTTTGATTTCGACGAGCGCGACGAGGGGGTCAAAGCGATGATTCGCATGGCGGTCGAGGGCGCGCAGCGCAACGGGCGTCATTGCGGCATCTGCGGACAGGCGCCGTCGGACTATCCGGAGATTGCGGAGTTTCTGGTGCGCCTCGGCATCGATTCGATCAGCCTGAACCCCGACACAATATTGCGCACAACAACACGCATTCTGGAGCTCGAAAAGACGCTCGGACGCACGCCAAAAGCGCGCTAGGGCTTGAAAGACAGGCCGATAGCGACAGGTTCCGTTCGTCGCCTTCGTCGAACGCGACGCTCGTATTCGGCGCTTGAAAGCTGCGGCGTCATTATGAGCGAAACGAAGCTATCCAGAGCAGCCTTGCGTTTTGGGTGGCGTCGTTTGCCAGGCTCGAAACAATGACGCGTTCAGCCGTGTAGCCGCAGCCTTGTAGGAAGGATGTCTGGCATGAACACTGTCAAATTCGCTCTCGCGGCGGCCTTCGCTTGCGGCGTGGCCTCGGTGGCGCCGAGCGCGGCGTCAGCCATGCCGATCGCCAATGTCGTTCTCGCGCCGGCGCCGCAAATTGAAGATGCGGCCGCTGTGCGCGTGTGTAATCGCTGGGGCCATTGCTGGTGGAGGGCTACCGGTCCTGCTTACTACGGCTATGCGTGGCGGCGCCCCTATTATCACGGCGCCTATCGTTATGGCTGGCGGCGACCTTATTACGGCTATCACTACGGATGGCGCCATCCCAACTACCACCGTTACGGCTACGGGTGGCATGGGCGGTTCGGCTATGGCGGCGGCTGGCACAGGGGTTTTGGCGGACGCGGCCACTGGCGCTGACAACGCGAAAAACGGCCCGGCGGTACCTTCGCGCTCGGGCCGTTTTTCTCCAGCGGATCAAGCCGCCGGCGCATTGAAGAGTTACGGCCGCATCAGGCGATTACAAGGCGGGCCGTTGGCGGATTGGCGGCGATAGCCTTTTTCCACCATCGGCCCAGCGCCGCTCGTGCGATCATGCGAAATATGCGGACGCTCTCAGGCCGGCTACTTGCAGTAGAAGGCTCTGATCAATCCCGACGACGCCGTCCGAGGCGCCGAGCAGGATCGCATTAGCCGCGCTCGATCCCGTGGAGGAGGAACTCGTCGAGTTGTTGCTGTTGACGTCATACATGGCCGCGAAGCGGGAGATGAAGGCGTCGAGCTTCTTGGGATCCTGGAAATCCTTGACGTTCAGTTTTTGGCTCAAGAGCCGATACTGCGTGTCCACCGGCTGCGCGCGCGTGAGCGGCGAAATGCCAAGAGCGGTTTGCACCACTGTCAAAAGATTCTTATCGGCGAGTATCCCATAGACGCTGGTGACGCTAGAGGCTTTTTGCTTGAAATAGAGCGCCAGCTGGACGCCCGGATTCTGCTGGCCCTGATCCGTTTCCAGAGCGTTTTCCGTATAGCGGCTCACGACATTGGAAACGAGTGCGGACGACGACGTCGTGCTCGCTCCGTTGTCGACGAAGTCGAAAGCCTTGGCAAAAGCCTGGATATTGGGATCATTGAGCTTGTTCGCTAGCGCCTTGCTGCTCGTCACCCCCTGCTGCAAGACCTGCTTCATGAGGCCTTTGGCGTAGGTCCGGTCGCCGAGCCCAAAGGCTGTCATGGCGTAGTTGAAAAGACGCGGATTGTTGATCAAATCCTGCGCGCTTTTCACCTTGCCTATATTGTCCTGAAAGTATTTCGTCGCGACGGACACTTCGGGCTTCTTGGCCTCTATTGCCTGCCACTTGCTCAAATTGCTTGAAATCTGCCGATAGGTGGAAATCGTCGACACTGTGCGGCTCCGATGACGAAGGGGCGATCGGGGTCAGAAATCATCTCCGCAGCGCGCCGATCCTATCGAATCAGCTTAAGTCGCAAGCCTTGCCAAAATCTTAGCGCCCTCCTGCGGAATGTATCGGTCGCAAGCCTGGCGTCAGGCATTTCCCGCAAACATCGGAAGCGTCGCCTCGGGGCGATGCTCGAAGGAGGAACCCATGGTTCACGGTGTTTACGGCGTCGGCGGGAGCTATGCGCCGCAGATGATGTCCGGCGCGAGCATGAGAATGCCGCCCGCGCAGAAAATGACTAACCTGTTCAACCAGATCGACGTCTCGGGAACAGGTTCGATCAGCAAGAGCCAGTTCGTGCAGGCTTTCCAGACCATGAAGACGCCGGCCGTGTTCAAGGCGGCGGGCGCAGACGCGGTCTTTGCGGCGCTCGACCCGGCGAATTCCGGCTCCGTCTCCAAGCAGAATTTCGTCCAGGGCATGACGAAGCTCATGACCCAGCTTCGTTCGGCGTCAGACGTGTAATCGGCGCAGCCTCCGAAGCGATCAGGGCGGAACCCTCGAGGCCGCCCGATGGATCGACACAGATAAAGGGGAGCGACGCCCCCTTTAGCCATACCGCTCCTTCGACGCCGTTCAACATTGCAATGGTCGCCGTGAGACCGGCGGCCTGGCAGCTCGGCGCGGCGACCGTGACCGACGACAGCCCCTCGACCGGCCAGCCGCTGCGCGGATCGAGGATATGGCCGTATCGCTTGCCCTCGAGCCGCCAGAACCGCTCGTAATTCCCGCTCGTCGCGACGCCGCCGCGCTCGATGAACAGAGTGGCGACCGCCCTTTCGGGCTGCTCGGGATCGCGAATGCCGATGCGCCAGGGCGCGCCGTCCGGATGCGGTCCGATCACAAAGAGGTCGCCGCCCAGATCGACGACGCCGCCAACAATCCCCTGAGCGCGGCATTCCCACGCCGCGCGGTCGGCGGCATATTCCTTCCCAATCCCGCCAAAGTCGATCTGCATCCCGCGCCGCCGGAAGCGAAGCTTCGGCCGGCGCCATTCGATCTTATCCAGCCCGACGCGGGCGAGAACCT
This window encodes:
- a CDS encoding glycogen/starch/alpha-glucan phosphorylase, which gives rise to MKEEVLHRLTFTVCKDAAAASPRDWFVATALAARDRAAGAWLVSTKRNYREDRRRVYYLSLEFLIGRLLIDTLTNLDLTGAMREALAELGVDLDKLREIEPDAALGNGGLGRLAACFMDSMATLEIAACGYGIRYDHGLFRQTIKDGWQQEYPEDWLSFGNPWEFPRPEITYDIGFGGHVETTRLPDGAAAHVWRPGETIVAVAYDTPVVGWRGKHVNTLRLWSARALDPLRLDAFNQGDHLGALTEQVRAEAISKVLYPSDSTPAGQELRLRQEYFFVSASLQDLIRRHMKQTGDIQKLAEKTAIQLNDTHPAIGVAELMRLLVDVHGVEWKEAWKITQATFAYTNHTLLPEALETWPVWLMEKLLPRHMQIIYLINAMHLDGLREKGVTDLGVLSSVSLIDEHNGRHVRMGHLAFLGSHKVNGVSALHSELVKETVFKDFHRLYPDRIVNKTNGVTFRRWLLEANPPLSRLLAETIGTGVFDDAAKLAELEAIADDPYFQSRFAAAKRENKERLAAKIFDSVGVRVDPDALFDAQIKRIHEYKRQLLNVLEAVALYLDIKSQPSRDFVPRVKIFAGKAAASYHQAKRIIKLANDVASVVNADAATRDLLKIVFLPNYNVSLAEAIIPAADLSEQISTAGMEASGTGNMKFALNGALTIGTLDGANVEIKEHVGDDNIFIFGLTAQQVAESRARGIDARETIAASPRLAEALQAVAGGMFSPDDPHRYAQLVDALTYSDHFLVTKDFDSYCDTQRRVDARWRDQKAWRRASILNTARVAWFSSDRTIREYAEEIWKVEV
- a CDS encoding bactofilin family protein, whose product is MATFRPEEEDSVYIGQGAELTGAIKARGSIVIDGSFDGEIDCRHLLVGPTGVVKGKIEVSTADISGYVNAEIAARDLLAVRAMGRVEGKWDCGAIEVTRGGVLNGAAHVAETESGRRVVEELSEKRAAIIEFDETPVMNEPPPELRRVTKLQLRTPLRAPRRSVG
- a CDS encoding PHA/PHB synthase family protein — protein: MNQPVKKHSVDVPRALERRAPPPLTSLMRPQSFETVDRVAQATVARFTQGISPHAQISAWIDWAAHLTQSPGRQLELTMEAFSSAARLAHFGMHNLVSDKAERPFAPEPSDRRFNDPAWSAFPYLFFEQAFLSQQQWWRKATRELRGMRPNNAARVSFLATKYLDVFSPSNFPWLNPLVMDLTQREGGANLLRGLEYFVQDFLDVATQSGDGDNGYEIGKDVAATPGEVIFRNHLMELIQYQPATENVAAEPILIVPAWIMKYYVLDLAAHHSLVRYLVERGFTVFMISWRNPTAKDRDIELDDYRTFGVMEAIEIVNAVLPERKIHAAGYCLGGTLLSIAAATMARDGDDRLASVTLLASQTDFSEPGDLMLFVDAAQVAFLEDMMWDQGYLDTYQMSGVFMALRSNELFWARAIQEYFLGEREHATDLMAWSADQTRMPYLMHSQYLRGLFLENRLTAGRYAVNDDVIALKDISVPMFVVGTETDHISPWRSVYKIHLFTDNDLTFALTNGGHNAGIVSEPGHEGRRYHLAVRARNDRYVSADHWRERAKLFEGSWWPAWASWLERQSGKERAAPPQMGAPEKGFVPLEPAPGRYIHQH
- a CDS encoding ribose-phosphate diphosphokinase, coding for MANLSLFALGSSRAFGEAVARTLGVALAPLEDRSFEDGEYKLRPLTSVRGHDAFALFSLHGEAGASSADKLLKLLFFVGAMKDSGAARVTVVAPYLCFSRKDRRTKPRDPITTRYVAQLFEAMRTDGVMTVDVHNIAAFENAFRCETIPLDAHALFACHFEPLIGDAPAAVVSPDLGGEKRAELFRQRLERMLRRPVAKAFMDKTRSEGKVTGEIFAGDVDGRVAIILDDLIAGGGTAARAAAACRVHGAARVFVAATHGVFAKAAAETLRDAPIDGLVITDAVPLREGDATAQALGERLMIVPIAGLFAQAIRRRHENGSITELLAEGPTA